TCACTTGCAGACAACAGAAAATCTTCTGTAGCTACTCACGCGTTGTCGTTATGAAGCAGCTTAATGGCCACGTCGCAGCACCACCCCTGATGCCTGACTTTGTAGATTTGTCCAAACCCCCCGGAGCCGATTGAAACCCAGCTCGTGAGGCTGGAGTCTTCGATCACTGGAGGATGAACTCTTTCAAGGTCCATGGTAATTCTGTAGAATATGTTGGAAGGGAGGTAACACCGAGGGAAGCAGgtcagagtttatctccaataaggaaacttttaaaatgtcgCTGCTCACCAGCGTTTGCGGGATTGGACCAGTTTATTCCACATGTAGACGTGAAATTTTCTCAATCACTATTAACAATCATATTTGCTGAATGACAGTTGACATGTAAATGGTAGATGGAGTGCATTCAAGTAGCTCTTCTCTTGTCCTGTCGACCAatcttcacattcacacacaataCGGCACCTGAGGCAGTTTGTTGTTCAGGTTCCTGCAGACTGGACGAGTGTTTGAGAGACTTCTTGAACCAGTGAAATTATCAAATCCTGTTAACTTTTGACTTTGGTAATGTGTAACGTCAATGTATCAGATCATGtgacacaaacatatatatgtatttctttattgGATTATTTCTCAATAACTTCATTCTCTCTGTTAAGAACTTAGTTAACTAACAGAGGCCCATGGAAACTTCCTCGAGCTGATGCCGAACTAAGCTGTGAGCGACAGTCTAAAAACAGGAAATCCTTAAGTTCTAGACCCTGAACCAGAAAATATTGGGCATTTTTTGGTTGATGATTGACCTAAATAACCAAACGTAATATATGTCGTTGAGAATCGCTTTTAAAAATCCTTTCTTTAACTCGTCTCCCTCCCAAAATCTGTCATATTCTCTTTCTGTCAGTTCATTTCAGGAAGTAAATAAAACCGAGTCACAGTTTATGGTGTCATGGTGAAAAACatcatttctcctgttttttccGACTCTTGAATTAACATCGGGGGGGAAATGACCTTTAGGTTCTTCTTCTGAGGCCCATTTCTAAATGTCGGGTGGTTTCATATTCCACGTCGTGTTTCTACAAGCGGCTGAattcacacgcacactcacagaCTTAACAGGAAACCACATGTTGTTCAGGTTGCTGAAGGTGGAATGAATACCAAGAACTCCTGTTAAACCACTCGAAGCGTTCACAATTATTCAGATTGTCTTGATTCGTCCCTCACTCAGTTTCAGTTGTTGTAATGAATGTTAATATGATGTAACATCACAGACGAAGCTACCTGCCTTGTGTCCACGCCCCGGCAATAAAGCTTTTTACACGTTTGGTTTAAAAcgttaaagaaaaaagaacatttatctCTGAACCTATGGTTAAACAGCAGATTCACATCACTTGTGATAATAAGtcaagtgaaaaacacaacatcaaagGTAGAGACTACCCCACAGTAGGATTTCCTGATCAGATCAAAGCCGCAGACACTTACAACACTGATAAGGATATGaagatgattttttaaaaacagggaaAGCACTCACCCGTAGGGACACACTCGTTGTGAAAACCCTGCTGCTCGGGCAgcgactctctctctcagcagcagcagctacatgtGAACAGATTAAAgcagaagtgagagagagaacgacCCAGATCCATCCCATCAAATTCCCTTTCACTTCTGCTTCAgggctgaggtgtgtgtgtgtgtgtgtgtgtgtgtgtgtggtcaccgTGGTGAcaacagcatttttcttttatgatttCATGGCTGTGTATGTAGAtatgtcttctttttttataataataatctgcctgtctgtctgtctgtctgtctgtctgtctgtctctctctctctctgtctctctgtctctctctctctctctctctctctgtctctctctctctctctctctctctctctctctctctctctctgtctctctctctctctctctctctctgtctctctatctgtctgtctctctctctctctctctctctctctgtctctctctctctctctctgtctgtctctgtctctgtctgtctgtctctctctctctctctctctctctctctctgtctctctctctctctctctctctctctctgtctctctctctctctctctctctctctgtctctctctctctctctctctctctctctctctctctctctctctctctctctgtctctctctctgtctgtctctgtctctgtctgtctgtctctctctctctctgtctctctctctctgtctctgtctctctctctgtctctctctctctctctctctctctgtctctctctctctctctctctgtctgtctctgtctctgtctgtctgtctctctctctctctgtctctctctatctgtctctgtctctctctctgtctctctgtctctctctctctctctctctctctctctctctctgtctctctgtctctctctatctgtctctgtctctctctctctctctctctgtctctcctttttAAAACTCTCGACCCCTGCTTGACTTTTACAGAAACGTTTCGAGCAGCGTATGAAGTTCTACATCTCGCCAGCAGAGGGCTGAGCTTGTAACGACTGACGGTGACTTTAAGTCCCGAAGTGTCCCTGTGTCTTCTGCGCTGTGATAATTGACAGTGAATGTGTGCAGCAATACTGCAGTGttcactttattaggtacacctgcACCAATGCGAGGTAACGTTTCTCTTCCTGTTGGAAAGACAAACTCGCTCCTCGTCTCCCAGGGAGACTTTCAAATAGAtgttattatatcatatattatatttatttctcttttctatcCACACGGTGATTTCAGAATCTCTTTAATGCTGTATATGTGTTACTGGTGGagaaatgtgatgtgttttagACATTATGTCTTTAAGTCTGTGTCACTGagtcaaacacagagagacagaaacccCCTTGTGACGTCAGtggaaatccccccccccccatctcctgTTTGACACAgtcacttttaaaaaacactttttaaaataaagctgaatAATAATCATGTTTATTATCTACACTGATAATTCATggttaaattaaaatagaaaacatggcggaatgtttttatgttgaaaTACGTTTAGTTTGTAGGATGGTTATTGTTTATTATGAGTGTTgactctgtgtgagtgtgcgtgtgcgtgtttaagtgtggcgtgtgtgtgagtgttgcgTGTGCGTGTTTAGTTTCGGTTttgtcttctctccctccagcGCCGCGGCAGCACCGATGTCCTGGTCCTCCGCCGCCGGCCTCCTGCTCGCCCTCCGCGGGCCTCGGTGACTCCGGTTCCCCCCTGGCCGCCTCCGGTGCAGCGGCGGTCGGCTGAGATGACGGACGTCGCTCGGTGTCCGTGTTGTTGTCGTCGTGTGAGCGCGGAAGACTGAGGCTGGGATCGACCCGTGTCCTGCTGGGAGAGAAACGTTGACGAGCGGATCGAGCCTCGACgtaagaacaaacacacagaaacaagttGTTTTGACACTTTTCATCATCGCGAGGCAAcacaaccgtgtgtgtgtgtccgtgtccgtgCTGCACTTCCTGCTCGGATGTGCTGTTTCTCCACCGTGTTTATTCTACTAGTTTCTATTTCCTCTATAATCACACAGATCACAGTGGAGATAGTGTTACAGCCTAAAACATCTCGACACGAATTATTACATTTCTGATTTATTCCACCACGTTATGTTTGAAGAATACTTATAAGATCCAACATGTGTGCAACTCTGATCGTTGTGAACCCActggtttgttgtgtgttgttgttgtggctcATTTCCACAAAGTGTGAAGCTCTGAGatcaaactaaataatatataaacttCAGTAAATAGCACAGGGCTGATGGATACTGTTTATGTTATCGAACCCTTATGACGGGATAGTTTACAATTTAACcataaatttgattaaaaataacCTTAAGTTAAAAGATAAACACGAATATACAGATGGtaaatttaaaacataatgTACATCATCTCTgcgttgtttattttgttatatatatatatatatctatatatatatcttgtgATGGGTTCCACGAGATGaatctattatatatatattacataccATAATAATAGtatgccatttaaaaaaagtaaagccTGACTGAGCATAAGAAACCtactttactttgtttgttttttaatttcagccattttttttttaaatgtcggggggggggtgtttcaaaaacatgagtgaaatatatatatattattagttTATGTTTTTTACCATATTTACCACCAAAGTGTGAGAACATTTCCTACAGTTTTTTTCCGCAGTATGTTTCCACTCTCTGCCGCTGGTAGAAGAACGAGGGATGGACGCTGACAGAGCGGATGGAGGAGGACGCCCCCCCGAGGTGGAGGATGAGTTTGCGTGCGCGGGGATGCTGCGGGGGTCGCTCACGTCGCTTGCACCGCACCGTGGAGCGGATATTCAGGGTGACGTTTGGGATCGGGGCAGACGACCTTGCCCCACGGCAACAACTGGGCAGATTTGGCTCAAACTCCGAGGGCCGAGTCACAACGTGAAAGCTGCCAAGGTAAGAATGTCTCGTGTTTCATTGTCAATTATTAGTCACAGGTTGAGACCATAACAGATCAAAAGAATATCCTgcacaaggggggggggggggattccaTCTTGAGgtttgacgtcatttggagccagtctgtGATCCTGGTGTGAAGCCGTGGTGCCATTAAACATGCTCGGCCCAATCACGTGTCAGTAAATCatccctgtttttatatcatcaaataacaaattaaaaccaaacttgccTGAAAACCacccaaaatgacagaaaccatcctaaatgtatttgtatgttgaCCCTTTAGTCtggcccgtgtcccatctgcGAACATGAGGAGGCAGGGTTAATGGCCTATACTGCATGTTATTGTTTAATTAAGAACCAAGTAAGCAGCCTGTGATTGAGGCGTTTCTTGTATTTCTGTAGTCGTGTGGATCTAGTTTCACTTCTGATGTTTGACCTAGTTTCTGAACCCTGGTTAGTAAAAGGTGCAGTGAAgtcgtgctgctgctggtgcaaGTCTCCAGTTCACTGAGAGACCAGGCAGGGTTCGGGGGGGAAGTGACTCATTCAGATGAATTGATTAAAGAGCCTCTGTTGACTTTCCAGCAAATGGTTAAACCGAGTTCTGTTAtctgatccacacacacacactgtgttcaccgatccacacacacaccacacacaccagtgctGTGGCTCTGCTCAACAACGTCAGGcctcaaacaacaacacaacagttgACCGAGTTGAATCCAAGtgcacttcctgtttgctttGCATCTCTGTGCTCGTTTTGCGTCTCTCTCTCGAGTTACTTGATTGACTTTGCAGCTTATCTGCCAATGAAGAACATGTGATGTGGTCAAACGCTCCAGAAACAAGTGTGCACCTGGTCCGTGGTTGTGAACGTTACAGTTTCCTTCGCTCCGTGAGTCGGACGACAGGTTTATTTTCTCCACCGATCATCAGTTAGCTCAGATTCATCCACCATGTCTTTGTGATATCATTCGACGAACTGTGACGATGACAAACTAATACTTTTCCTTCACAAGATTCACTGTTTCCATGTTTAACAGCTCAGCCATGATGGTGACAATTGTTTCCCCTCCTTCTTCTAGTTATTCGTGAAAGGAGTCGTGaaccaggaggagcagcaggaggtgtcCTACCCCGGGGTCCTTCACTGCGTCTTCTGTGGAGCCAGAGGGCTGTTCATGGACTGCCTGATAAAAAGCACCTCCGCACACATtctggtgggtgtgtgtgttcctaccctttttatttacttactGTGATTAGTGGGAGTACTGGTAGTAGTTTATGAACTAtcctgccaccagggggtgatcaaatGATTTCGTCCTCATGTCCTCCTCTTTATTTCTAATCTTTTCTATATATTTGACTCTGATGAATTATCCCCCATCAGCCACTTGCTGCTTCCTGTGCCTCTCATGACAGAAGTAATAGTGATATTAATGTGATATTCTGGGATTATATTTCTGTTATTATGTCAAGAAATTACATTATTAGTCAATGTCACTGTCACGTCAGCAGTTATCGCCCTTATGAAGAAACAGCTGCTTGTGTCAAACAGAAATTGGAATTTTTTATGAACATGTTTTCTCATGTTTGctcagggattttttttaatttattttcagcaACTTCCCTTTTCAGTATTTGCTGCTGCTCGTTACTACAAACACTTGGGAAATACCTCATGAATGTGTTTACATCTTCATTGTAGAAAAAAAGGgaagtcagtgtcagctgtcgATCCTGATGTCTCAGCCACTGAAAGACTAATTCTGTTTCCCTCTCATCGAACCAGGTCGGCGCTCCAGGGTTCCTGCTAATATCCGGTCTGGCAGAGCCGGTGGTGCGAGCGTACTCCCTCATCATGGACCTCGTGGAGAGATACGAGGGCACACAGTCCAGACGCTGTGAGACGGAGGACAGAGGCTCGGACGAGTCCCTGGATTCACGCCGGGCCTTCAAAGCTGTGGTTGAGCAGTGGGAGGACAGGCACATCCTGGACCTTCTGGTGCTTCCAGGCTCAGTGAAGGAAATCCTGCTGGATCTGGTGAAAGAATCCGGGCTCGGATCACGCACAAACTTGTCAGGGACAGGCGGAGACGAGAATGGAAGGGACAGACCCTCGGACATCACGTACGCACTCCTTGAGCCGTTCAGCGCTCCTGAGCGGTTGGTTGAAGGGATGAGTGCAGCTTCGGAAAAGACTCCACATCTGCAGGCGCCCGGGGAAGCGCAGAGGGTGCTGAGGAAAGACCACCGCATTCTCCGCAGGAGGTCGGAGAAGAGGAGCAGCCGGAGCAGAGGGAAACGTTAGGGACCAAAGAGAAAGACGGGTTGGGGGAGGAGGACCAACAGGAGCGACAGATGTCAATGGGAAACAAAGAGTTTTGGCTTCTTTTGAAGTTCTTCACAGCCATGGGGTACACGGAGGACGTCGTGAAACGAGTCATAGCCAAAACGGGACCTAAGGAGGCCTCGCAGATCCTGGATCTGGTGCAACAGGAGCAGGATCGCAGTGACCGGGAGCAGATGCCTCAAGGTGGCCCGGACCCAACACATAAAGATGGCGTTACCCTGAATAAGAGCGAGAGGAACCGACCCTGCGAGACGGAGCACAGGGAAGACGAGGAAACGGCAGCAGGGCGAGATCCGGTGATGAGCAGCGCTGGAGAAGCGAGTGGGGCGACAGGAGGCACAACACACTGTGAGGGACGGAGttcagaggaaaaggaggaaggacACGAGGAAGACTTTGTCCTCGGAGTGTTGAAGAAAGCTGCGGCCAGCTGTGGGTACACCGAGCAGAACGTGGCTAAATTCTACAACATGTTGCCTGATCGATCCAcccaccagctcctcctggagctgcagagggagggagtCAGGGAGACGGACGCCTTCAGCGAGGGTCCCAGGGAGATGGATGATGTGGTgctggagaaagaggaggaggacgaaggaTCAGATGATGGAGGATGGGTAGAAGTGGAAATCCCAAATTTGCGTGTTGCAGAACAAGATTTGTTCCCTTGGATTAATAAACCGCAGCAGAGTCAACACACCTCACAGCCAAAGCAGCACCAGCCTCCAGAGTCACAAGCTCGACACCCGGTCATCCTGCCGGAGGTCAAAGGCCCCCCCATGCCTACTTATCCCACATCTCTCGATTCTCCACTCGCCAAtctacaaaccaacaaacttTTTGACAAAGCCATCTACTGGTCCCCTCCGACCCCCTCGAAACCAAATCATTCAGCCCACGACAAAGTCTCACACCCAAAGCCCAAGTCCTCCACTCTGTAAAACCAGCCCTTCAAGCCCCTCAGGCCCCCGTCTTCACCAGGAAGCACTCGTCTCCACCCAGAGCGCGGGAGAGGCGGGGCTTCACGCCTGCTTCTTCCGTGGTGGTGACGGGCGAGCAGCGTTTTCTAGAGGGACTGCAGACCATGTTTGACCTCCAGCTCACAGACCAGCCTGGAGACGCAAAACTGAGGACGGTCATCATTGACGGGAGCAACGTGGCGATGAGGTGGGTTGAAACAACTTGACATGTATCATCCGGCTGTAaagggacccccccccccccccaccttcttAAAGATATATAGACGCATCAGGTCTAAATCCGTTAATAGGGTTTGTATGGGTTAAAGATTTAGGTTGTGTGGTTTACTATTTGTTCTTTTAGGAAATATACCACAGATTGTTTTGAGatataaaaagtatttaactAGAACaccactcagtagagcacagacCTCcgttaaattcaatcaagctgcaccaaatcctAAACATCAGGCCGCTTAACCATCCAGATCCAGATCCTGGTTCCGCCTTcggatccagatccacaccaaagttcACCGGGTTACTCCCTGACACTTATTACATCCTCCCATTACGTTTCATGAGAATCCGTCCTGacgttttttgtgtaatctcacttacaaaccaaccaatccTTTTGAAAACATGGCGTCGTTCTCGTGGGTTTTTCTCTGAGCAGTCACGGGCTCAGTCACTTCTTCTCCTGTCGAGGAATCGCTCTGGCCGTGCAGCACTTCTGGGACCGAGGCCACCGGCACATCAGCGCCCTCCTGCCGCAGTGGAGGCAGAAGAGCGACCCCCGGATCAAAGGtgacacttcctgttcctcGTGTTGTCTCATCACCTTCATATTAGCAGCTTTCGTATTTACTTACAGTCGGAGAATCAgtgtctgctttgtgtttgattgtgagTCACGTGTGCAGGGCTGGAAACGAATCAGAGCTGTGAACAtgtgatcatgtgtgtgtgtgtgtgttgtttgttgtgcgTCTCAGAGCAGCACTATCTGACGGAGCTGCAGAAGCTGGGCCTGCTCTCCTACACCCCCTCCCGAGAGGTGCAGGGCAAGAGGATCAGCTCGTACGACGACAGGTACGTGATTTTAAAAAGCTTGTGGCTGAGCTGAACgtgaacaaacaggaagttcacGAGCAGCGGCTTGTGAAATCTGTGTCAAAGCACACactgttaaatgttaaacagcTTTGTGTTGGTGAACGTGACACAACTTATACAACTGATgtattaaagcaacacacaaTGTGACTTTTACccattacccatgatcctctgcttcctgacccagaagagctgctgctttcacaaatccaccaaactcaaTACAACACTTTACAACAACATACTGTGTCACCGGttctttctttgatttctctcGTCTTCTCCCTCGTTTCCACAGACTCATGCTGCAACTCGCGCAGAAGACGGACGGCGTGATCGTAACCAACGACAACCTGAGAGACCTCTCTGACGAGACGCCGGTGTGGAGGGACATCATCAAAAGAGGTTTGTCGTCACTGGACTGGATTGTGTTCATATGAACCTCGAACATCTGCCATTTTGCTTTCACCTCTATACATTTTGGAAATGTTAGTTGATTAATTGACACTAAATTAATCAGCAACTAAAGCTTCAAacgtaagctttcagaagaacAACCAAATGAACACAGCGTCCATCTCTATTTACGAATCTAATGTTGAGCATAAGTCAGCCTTTagttatatatttgtgtttttaaatgtgtttcaggCAGATCAGAAATTTTACAAATGTGAAAACGATGTTTGTTAAGTAAATACAAACCTAAACTAGATGTTTTTCAGTCTCCCTGATGAAAACTATTTCAAGGCTCAATCTAGTGGTGTGATCTCATGTTGCCTCCCCCCCAGACTTCTTCAGTACACGTTTGTGGGCGATCACTTCATGGTGCCGGACGACCCCCTGGGGAGAGGAGGGCCCCACCTGGACCACTTTCTGCGCTCAGAGCACAGGTAtcaacacgtgcacacacacacgaaaggAAAAGAGACGTTTAATGTAAAGACTGTTGGATTTCCCACGTCACGGTGCCTTCAGAGAAGAACAGATCCAGACTGATGATGTGTTAACGTGTTTCTGAAGGaagctctgtctcctctcaggACTCCCGACCCAGGAAACCACACTTTCGCCGGCGTAGCGACCACTTTCCCTGCGACCAAACACCCCCGATCCCAAACAGAGGTGCTGAACTTCCGCGACCGAACGCCGGGCGGCGGCGTGAATCCGGCGAGCAGAGGGGGCCGGGGGAAAGGGAAGGGGCCCGGCAAGGGGAAGGACACGGGACACCAGCACAAGCAGCTCGGAGCCGCGGGTTCCGGGCTGATGCTCCGTGCGGACAGGAGTCCCGAGGACACGGCCGACCTGAGGGAGCTGCTCGGTCAGGTGTTCCCAGCTCAGGACAACGTGGTGACGctggtgctgcagctgcactcgGCAGAGACGGACATCAACGTGCTCTCGGATCTGATCCTGGAGCAGCAGGACTAGAAATCCTTCCCGTTTTTTAGACGTGAACTCCAGAACGTGTCCTGTTTTGTGTCTTCCACATAcgaaggagcagcaggagattgtccgggtcagcTGGAGTTTGAGTGTTAATGTCGAGTTTTCTTAACCCAAGTTTCCATTTTTCCCTTAAGNNNNNNNNNNNNNNNNNNNNNNNNNNNNNNNNNNNNNNNNNNNNNNNNNNNNNNNNNNNNNNNNNNNNNNNNNNNNNNNNNNNNNNNNNNNNNNNNNNNNttggttttatttagtttttagaccccccacccccccccgaTCGTTACCGCACAGACTCTGCTTTTAAATGACGCGATCAGAGCAAGAGATGAAGTGCAAGCGTTCGTATTTGGTAaatcttttcttcatctttgcACATTGGGAGGAGGTGGcgacgcgtcgtccatctttatttcgAGTCTTTAACCTCCCACAGCTTTTATTTAATGTCGTAACCGATGTGTAATGACACCAAGCGTCATCCTCAGGGTTGTCGTGACGACGTGAGGTCACCGGTGCTTCAGCCGCCTCTTCCGTCTTCTACGTTATTAACTTAAGcactttctgttttgtttgtcgAGTCTGAGAAAAGACACTTCTTAACAGATGCTTTTTATATTcgaaaaaataataatttgttataCTGAATTTATTCTTATCTTTTTAATCCTTTTGATGTAAAAACGTTTTGCATAGCATCGGGTGTGAGATGAGAAAAGATACTAAACCAGCGATTACGACATCACTTTTATATCCTAATTTATTTGAAGCAGGTCCGATGTTCAGTCGTTGCCGTCGATCAGAGGATGAATAcgatgttttcactgtgtggaAGAGACGGGAGTCGTTCTTTTGTGTAGAAGAAAACATCAGGTTTGATTTAAACGTTGATTTT
The genomic region above belongs to Hippoglossus hippoglossus isolate fHipHip1 chromosome 18, fHipHip1.pri, whole genome shotgun sequence and contains:
- the khnyn gene encoding LOW QUALITY PROTEIN: protein KHNYN (The sequence of the model RefSeq protein was modified relative to this genomic sequence to represent the inferred CDS: inserted 2 bases in 2 codons; deleted 3 bases in 2 codons), which gives rise to MDADRADGGGRPPEVEDEFACAGMLRGSLTSLHRTVERIFRVTFGIGADDLPTATTGQIWLKLRGPSHNVKAAKLFVKGVVNQEEQQEVSYPGVLHCVFCGARGLFMDCLIKSTSAHILVGAPGFLLISGLAEPVVRAYSLIMDLVERYEGTQSRRCETEDRGSDESLDSRRAFKAVVEQWEDRHILDLLVLPGSVKEILLDLVKESGLGSRTNLSGTGGDENGRDRPSDITYALLEPFSAPERLVEGMSAAXGKDSTSAGARGSAEGAEERPPHSPQEVGEEEQPEQRETLGTKEKDGLGEEDQQERQMSMGNKEFWLLLKFFTAMGYTEDVVKRVIAKTGPKEASQILDLVQQEQDRSDREQMPQGGPDPTHKDGVTLNKSERNRPCETEHREDEETAAGRDPVMSSAGEASGATGGTTHCEGRSSEEKEEGHEEDFVLGVLKKAAASCGYTEQNVAKFYNMLPDRSTHQLLLELQREGVRETDAFSEGPREMDDVVLEKEEEDEGSDDGGWVEVEIPNLRVAEQDLFPWINKPQQSQHTSQPKQHQPPESQARHPVILPEVKGPPMPTYPTSLDSPLANLQTNKLFDKAIYWSPPTPSKPNHSAHDKVSHPKPKSSXSVKPALQAPQAPVFTRKHSSPPRARERRGFTPASSVVVTGEQRFLEGLQTMFDLQLTDQPGDAKLRTVIIDGSNVAMSHGLSHFFSCRGIALAVQHFWDRGHRHISALLPQWRQKSDPRIKEQHYLTELQKLGLLSYTPSREVQGKRISSYDDRLMLQLAQKTDGVIVTNDNLRDLSDETPVWRDIIKRGLSLLQYTFVGDHFMVPDDPLGRGGPHLDHFLRSEHRTPDPGNHTFAGVATTFPATKHPRSQTEVLNFRDRTPGGGVNPASRGGRGKGKGPGKGKDTGHQHKQLGAAGSGLMLRADRSPEDTADLRELLGQVFPAQDNVVTLVLQLHSAETDINVLSDLILEQQD